A genomic segment from Streptosporangium roseum DSM 43021 encodes:
- a CDS encoding GNAT family N-acetyltransferase encodes MGGIREAVAADAAAIGEVAGAALVLDAAEAPRLVARLSDPPPDRRWTALVTGDLDAVLFASMSTRDGSVGHIDLLAVDPAAQGRGRGRALVAAAEEWLRAQGAAEARFAGNPPCYAWPGIDVRSTAAACLAESRGYERYNVAWNMTADLSVDLSTEADLLRLADRGVTVRAAGPGDRAAVLDFVREQWNENWAWEAEQASGCHYASRDGRILGFAAWGARPAWFGPMGTAPAARGLGVGRVLLRRCLAEQRDAGQASAQISWVGPLGFYSRAVGAHAERVFWLYRRDLR; translated from the coding sequence ATGGGGGGAATCCGTGAGGCCGTCGCCGCCGACGCCGCCGCGATCGGCGAGGTCGCCGGGGCCGCGCTCGTCCTGGACGCCGCGGAGGCGCCGCGCCTGGTGGCCCGGCTCTCCGACCCGCCCCCGGACCGCCGCTGGACGGCACTGGTGACGGGCGACCTCGACGCCGTGCTGTTCGCCTCGATGTCGACGCGTGACGGGTCCGTCGGGCACATCGACCTGCTGGCCGTGGATCCCGCAGCCCAGGGCCGGGGTCGCGGGCGCGCCCTGGTGGCCGCGGCCGAGGAGTGGCTGCGGGCCCAAGGGGCGGCCGAGGCCCGCTTCGCCGGCAACCCGCCCTGCTACGCCTGGCCGGGCATCGACGTGCGCTCCACCGCGGCGGCCTGCCTGGCCGAGAGCCGGGGCTACGAGCGCTACAACGTCGCCTGGAACATGACCGCCGACCTCTCCGTCGACCTGTCCACGGAGGCCGACCTCCTGCGGCTGGCGGACAGGGGCGTCACCGTGCGGGCGGCCGGTCCCGGCGACCGCGCCGCCGTGCTCGACTTCGTCAGGGAGCAGTGGAACGAGAACTGGGCGTGGGAGGCGGAGCAGGCGAGCGGCTGCCACTACGCCTCCCGGGACGGGCGGATCCTCGGGTTCGCCGCCTGGGGGGCCAGGCCCGCCTGGTTCGGCCCGATGGGCACCGCCCCGGCCGCGCGGGGTCTCGGCGTCGGCCGGGTGCTGCTCCGCCGCTGCCTGGCCGAGCAGCGGGACGCGGGCCAGGCGAGCGCGCAGATCTCCTGGGTGGGGCCGCTCGGCTTCTACTCCCGGGCGGTCGGCGCGCACGCCGAGCGGGTCTTCTGGCTCTACCGCCGCGACCTGCGGTGA
- a CDS encoding ABC transporter ATP-binding protein — translation MITGKNITKTFRQRGGVLAGREVRALRGVDFAIEKGGAASFIGESGCGKTTLGRIIAGLETHDSGEITIDGTPMSPLKPRHREPYFRRIQLIHQDPYSALNPTRTIHQTLNAPLVLRARQTGRPRSWVDERAEELLALVGLDPAYVLPRYPHQLSGGMRQRVVIARALTVDPDMLVADEAVSMIDVSLRLGILALLKDLRERLGVSVLFITHDVATARYIGDDGELYVIYRGQVVERGHVETIISAPVHPYTQSLLSAIPVLHGLEQPGEQRVVPTEALDESHHDAGCLFARRCPFRTERCESELPVLGHGEGTPQEHACLHPERRSVVATPIGRG, via the coding sequence GTGATCACGGGGAAGAACATCACCAAGACCTTCAGGCAGCGGGGCGGCGTGCTCGCCGGCCGGGAGGTGCGGGCGCTGCGCGGCGTCGACTTCGCCATCGAGAAGGGCGGGGCGGCCTCGTTCATCGGTGAGTCCGGCTGCGGCAAGACGACGCTGGGACGGATCATCGCCGGTCTGGAGACCCACGACTCCGGTGAGATCACCATCGACGGCACCCCCATGTCGCCGCTCAAGCCCCGCCACAGGGAGCCGTACTTCCGCCGGATCCAGCTCATCCACCAGGACCCGTACTCCGCGCTCAACCCGACCCGCACGATCCACCAGACGCTGAACGCGCCCCTGGTCCTGCGGGCCCGGCAGACCGGCCGTCCGCGGTCATGGGTGGACGAGAGGGCCGAGGAGCTGCTGGCCCTGGTCGGGCTCGACCCGGCCTACGTGCTGCCGCGCTACCCCCACCAGCTCTCCGGCGGGATGCGCCAGCGCGTCGTGATCGCCCGCGCGCTCACCGTGGACCCCGACATGCTCGTCGCCGACGAGGCCGTCTCCATGATCGACGTGTCGCTCCGGCTGGGCATCCTGGCGCTGCTGAAGGACCTGCGCGAGCGGCTCGGGGTGAGCGTGCTGTTCATCACCCACGACGTGGCGACCGCGCGCTACATCGGCGACGACGGCGAGCTCTACGTCATCTACCGCGGGCAGGTCGTCGAGCGGGGCCACGTGGAGACGATCATCTCCGCCCCCGTCCACCCCTACACGCAGTCGCTGCTGTCGGCCATCCCGGTGCTGCACGGCCTGGAGCAGCCGGGGGAGCAGCGGGTGGTGCCCACCGAGGCGCTGGACGAGAGCCACCACGACGCGGGCTGCCTGTTCGCACGGCGCTGCCCGTTCCGCACCGAGCGCTGCGAGTCCGAGCTCCCGGTGCTCGGCCACGGTGAGGGCACCCCTCAGGAGCACGCCTGCCTCCACCCCGAGCGCCGCAGCGTCGTCGCCACGCCCATCGGGCGGGGGTGA
- a CDS encoding ABC transporter ATP-binding protein, producing MSVTPEKKAPGVRVSGLSVVYRTQAGELPAISGIDLDLVPGTITGVVGESGSGKSTLALSLLNAVQPPGRISAGSVEIDGLGDVVKLRGEELRKARGRHIGYVFQAAQNSLNPLKTVGKQLLDLGRSHDVADLRGLVREAKDLLGRMGMDGARVLDSHQHELSGGMRQRVGIMLALVLNAHLVVLDEPTTALDMITQATILRIVREVHEERGLTTLVITHDLGVVAEVADRLAVMYGGQVVEQGPTMEVLSAPRHPYTQGLLQAIPRLVGDIDEARALPGRPPTLGTIPVRGCVFRDRCVLRMDVCETEKPPVVSFGTSIALCHAVEAAGRDGRAGSPRAGEIQEVVGAQGATGVHEVRGEQS from the coding sequence GTGTCTGTGACCCCTGAGAAGAAGGCGCCGGGAGTACGCGTCAGCGGCCTGTCGGTCGTCTACCGGACACAGGCCGGGGAGCTTCCCGCGATCTCCGGGATCGACCTGGACCTCGTGCCCGGGACGATCACCGGCGTGGTCGGCGAGTCCGGCTCCGGAAAGTCCACCCTGGCACTGTCGCTGCTCAACGCCGTCCAGCCGCCTGGCAGGATCAGCGCGGGCAGCGTGGAGATCGACGGTCTCGGCGACGTCGTGAAGCTGAGGGGGGAGGAGCTGCGCAAGGCACGAGGACGGCACATCGGATACGTCTTCCAGGCCGCGCAGAACTCCCTCAACCCCCTCAAGACCGTCGGCAAGCAACTGCTCGACCTGGGCCGCTCGCACGACGTGGCGGATCTGCGCGGGCTGGTCAGGGAGGCCAAGGACCTGCTCGGCCGGATGGGCATGGACGGCGCGCGCGTCCTCGACTCCCACCAGCACGAGCTGTCCGGCGGGATGCGCCAGCGGGTCGGCATCATGCTCGCGCTGGTGCTCAACGCCCACCTCGTCGTGCTGGACGAGCCCACGACCGCGCTCGACATGATCACTCAGGCGACGATCCTGCGGATCGTCCGCGAGGTCCACGAGGAACGCGGGCTCACCACGCTGGTCATCACCCACGACCTCGGCGTGGTGGCCGAGGTCGCCGACCGGCTGGCCGTCATGTACGGCGGGCAGGTGGTGGAGCAGGGCCCGACCATGGAGGTGCTGAGCGCGCCCCGCCACCCCTACACCCAGGGCCTGCTGCAGGCCATCCCGCGCCTGGTGGGCGACATCGACGAGGCCAGGGCCCTGCCGGGCCGGCCGCCGACGCTGGGCACGATCCCGGTGCGGGGGTGCGTGTTCAGAGACCGGTGCGTCCTGCGCATGGACGTCTGCGAGACGGAGAAGCCGCCGGTCGTCTCCTTCGGCACGTCGATCGCGCTCTGCCACGCGGTCGAGGCCGCGGGCCGGGACGGGCGGGCGGGCAGCCCGCGAGCCGGAGAGATCCAGGAAGTCGTGGGAGCGCAGGGCGCCACCGGGGTACATGAAGTGCGGGGGGAGCAGTCGTGA
- a CDS encoding ABC transporter permease — MTAPVIAAGGGRAALRRNFWRGVWRVLKRKPSRMVGMVIVLGFAFMGAFGPMFYPDPLPRDTAALYAPPSWAHPFGTDFEGTDVLSLLVTGSRYVLLTALVTAVITVVLGAAIGLFAGFRRGRWDTVLMRITDMKLTIPGLPLLLVLSTIWKFTSAFEMGLVLGLLGWGGVARAVRSQTLSLRERGFIEAARGLGLSTTHIIGRELLPSMAPFIAMNMLIAVTGAVYAQVGLFFLGVLPFEANNWGVMLNLAVFGGGAMSSPAALPYLMAPLLAILLLTLGIVLVVDAMDEIFNPRLREE, encoded by the coding sequence ATGACGGCACCGGTCATCGCGGCGGGCGGCGGTCGCGCGGCCCTGCGGCGAAACTTCTGGCGCGGCGTCTGGCGCGTGCTGAAGCGCAAGCCCAGCCGCATGGTCGGCATGGTCATCGTGCTGGGGTTCGCGTTCATGGGCGCCTTCGGGCCGATGTTCTATCCCGACCCGCTGCCCCGCGACACCGCCGCCCTGTACGCGCCGCCGAGCTGGGCACACCCCTTCGGCACCGACTTCGAGGGCACCGACGTGCTCTCGCTGCTGGTCACCGGATCGCGGTACGTCCTGCTGACCGCCCTGGTCACCGCGGTCATCACGGTGGTGCTCGGCGCCGCGATCGGGCTCTTCGCCGGGTTCCGTCGCGGGCGCTGGGACACCGTGCTCATGCGGATCACCGACATGAAGCTGACCATCCCCGGACTGCCGCTGCTGCTGGTGCTGTCGACCATCTGGAAGTTCACCAGCGCCTTCGAGATGGGCCTGGTGCTCGGGCTGCTCGGCTGGGGCGGCGTCGCCCGGGCCGTGCGCTCGCAGACCCTGTCCCTGCGCGAGCGCGGCTTCATCGAGGCGGCGCGGGGGCTCGGCCTGTCCACGACGCACATCATCGGCAGGGAACTGCTGCCCAGCATGGCCCCCTTCATCGCGATGAACATGCTCATCGCCGTCACCGGCGCCGTCTACGCGCAGGTGGGCCTGTTCTTCCTGGGAGTGCTGCCGTTCGAGGCCAACAACTGGGGCGTGATGCTCAACCTCGCCGTGTTCGGGGGCGGCGCGATGTCCTCGCCCGCCGCGCTGCCGTACCTGATGGCGCCGCTGCTGGCGATCCTGCTGCTCACCCTGGGCATCGTGCTCGTCGTCGACGCCATGGACGAGATCTTCAACCCCCGGTTGCGTGAGGAGTAA
- a CDS encoding ABC transporter permease encodes MTMFARRLAGHLARGLVMILVVTTVSFFVIRSVPGDPMAARYEKLVEQGMSPGAAQRAVEVLYGFAPTGGLWQQYVDYMSGLLRLDLGQSLLVPGVSVSTVLFSAAKWTVLPVLAGTLLSFLIGVVMGVYAAIRRSGRLGDILAISGSLLHGVPQYVLALLLGAVFTTLLPILPTSGTADIMFEPGFNAGYIGSLIEYATLPVLTYALASYGGWILAMKSSVVTVLGDDFILAAELRGIKRGIVFRYVARNAILPLFTILALSLGMLFGGAIFIERIFNYPGLGLMLIDGINNRDYALMGGAFLLITAAIIVANIVADLFYTVIDPRVRSGEGAA; translated from the coding sequence ATGACGATGTTCGCACGAAGGCTCGCGGGCCATCTGGCCCGCGGGCTCGTCATGATTCTGGTCGTCACCACGGTCAGCTTCTTCGTCATCAGAAGCGTCCCCGGCGACCCCATGGCCGCCCGGTACGAGAAGCTGGTCGAGCAGGGCATGTCCCCCGGCGCGGCGCAGCGGGCCGTCGAGGTCCTCTACGGCTTCGCGCCGACCGGCGGCCTGTGGCAGCAGTACGTCGACTACATGTCCGGCCTGCTCCGCCTGGACCTGGGCCAGTCGCTGCTGGTGCCGGGCGTGAGCGTGTCGACCGTGCTGTTCTCGGCCGCCAAATGGACCGTTCTCCCCGTGCTGGCGGGCACGCTGCTGAGCTTCCTGATCGGCGTCGTCATGGGGGTCTACGCCGCCATCAGGCGCTCGGGCAGGCTCGGCGACATCCTCGCCATCTCAGGGTCGCTGCTGCACGGCGTCCCCCAGTACGTGCTCGCCCTGCTGCTGGGCGCCGTCTTCACGACGCTGCTGCCGATCCTGCCCACGAGCGGCACGGCGGACATCATGTTCGAGCCGGGCTTCAACGCCGGATACATCGGCTCGCTCATCGAGTACGCCACGCTGCCGGTCCTCACCTACGCGCTCGCCTCCTACGGAGGCTGGATCCTGGCGATGAAGTCGAGCGTGGTCACCGTCCTCGGCGACGACTTCATCCTCGCTGCCGAGCTGCGCGGCATCAAGCGCGGCATCGTCTTCCGCTACGTGGCGCGCAACGCGATCCTGCCGCTGTTCACCATCCTTGCCCTCTCGCTGGGCATGCTGTTCGGCGGCGCGATCTTCATCGAGCGGATCTTCAACTACCCCGGCCTGGGGCTGATGCTCATCGACGGCATCAACAACCGTGACTACGCCCTGATGGGCGGGGCGTTCCTGCTGATCACCGCGGCGATCATCGTCGCCAACATCGTGGCGGACCTGTTCTACACCGTGATCGACCCGCGGGTGCGGAGCGGAGAGGGGGCCGCATGA
- a CDS encoding ABC transporter substrate-binding protein, whose product MKRLAAVAALLGLAAVTACSGSTGDKPAASGGSGGSGGGLYTTIDGLKPGLDVNGPINPWNPKGNAFVGLNAMRIAWSKNHMTDPNQFYPGIAESWEIAPDNSSITLHLHPDNKWSDGKPVTAEDVKFSIALAYTQGSTAFAIDPGAAGAASEVEVVDDKTVKITQDMDNPSVTFVRGVMDSYIVPQHVWSSVLTADFWDKLKAARGEGAEAEKAREEITALSEKVLAFAPPKDVSAGPFTLERMNPSEALLVKNKNFYNAANVGPDQVKLLNYTGNEQIWNYLIAGKLDNAPFTAVPADVMKRISSTPGNGVIKGYSPVSLGMAFNQAKKPYDNVHVRRGLAYLINRDEITKIASPEGGTPALTTTGIHQKPAAEWLGADLATLEPYKLDAAKAEEEFKKAGLKKDGGKWTLPDGTPWKFTVNVPAPFSDWISGAKAITSQLTEAGIDAEVVTTADYPLYLKEIAEGKYDVGFWLIALGPAPYNIYQRLYGASNGWSILGGKIKHAEPGKNGNWMGGPETIEVDGAKVNPGELTAKLNSASGDEQKKIIGQLAKAANQDLPVVQLWDYVNTQFVNTNRFSGFPENDSDLLRQPSGVWIQLGMVKKQ is encoded by the coding sequence ATGAAGCGACTAGCAGCTGTAGCGGCGTTGCTCGGCCTCGCCGCCGTCACGGCGTGCAGCGGCAGTACCGGAGACAAGCCCGCCGCCAGCGGCGGCAGCGGCGGCAGCGGCGGCGGTCTCTACACCACGATCGACGGACTCAAGCCCGGCCTCGACGTCAACGGGCCGATCAACCCGTGGAACCCCAAGGGCAACGCGTTCGTCGGGCTCAACGCCATGCGGATCGCCTGGTCGAAGAACCACATGACCGACCCGAACCAGTTCTACCCGGGCATCGCGGAGAGCTGGGAGATCGCGCCGGACAACTCCTCGATCACGCTGCACCTGCACCCGGACAACAAGTGGTCCGACGGCAAGCCGGTCACCGCCGAGGACGTGAAGTTCTCCATCGCCCTGGCCTACACGCAGGGCAGCACCGCCTTCGCGATCGACCCGGGCGCGGCGGGCGCAGCCTCCGAGGTCGAGGTGGTCGACGACAAGACCGTCAAGATCACCCAGGACATGGACAACCCCAGCGTCACGTTCGTGCGCGGCGTCATGGACAGCTACATCGTGCCCCAGCACGTCTGGAGCAGCGTGCTGACCGCCGATTTCTGGGACAAGCTGAAGGCCGCCCGCGGCGAGGGTGCCGAGGCCGAGAAGGCCCGCGAGGAGATCACCGCGCTGTCGGAGAAGGTCCTCGCCTTCGCCCCGCCCAAGGACGTCTCCGCCGGCCCGTTCACGCTGGAGCGGATGAACCCGAGCGAGGCGCTGCTGGTCAAGAACAAGAACTTCTACAACGCCGCGAACGTCGGGCCCGACCAGGTCAAGCTGCTCAACTACACCGGCAACGAGCAGATCTGGAACTACCTCATCGCCGGCAAGCTCGACAACGCGCCGTTCACCGCCGTGCCCGCCGACGTGATGAAGCGCATCAGCAGCACCCCGGGCAACGGGGTGATCAAGGGCTACTCGCCGGTGTCGCTGGGCATGGCCTTCAACCAGGCCAAGAAGCCCTACGACAACGTGCACGTGCGGCGCGGCCTGGCCTACCTGATCAACCGGGACGAGATCACCAAGATCGCCTCGCCGGAGGGCGGCACCCCGGCGCTCACCACCACCGGTATCCACCAGAAGCCCGCCGCGGAGTGGCTCGGCGCCGACCTCGCCACGCTGGAGCCGTACAAGCTCGACGCGGCCAAGGCCGAGGAGGAGTTCAAGAAGGCGGGCCTGAAGAAGGACGGCGGCAAGTGGACGCTGCCCGACGGCACGCCGTGGAAGTTCACCGTCAACGTCCCGGCGCCGTTCTCCGACTGGATCTCCGGCGCCAAGGCGATCACCAGCCAGCTCACCGAGGCGGGGATCGACGCCGAGGTCGTGACCACCGCCGACTACCCGCTGTACCTCAAGGAGATCGCCGAGGGCAAGTATGACGTCGGGTTCTGGCTGATCGCGCTCGGCCCCGCGCCGTACAACATCTACCAGCGCCTCTACGGTGCCTCCAACGGGTGGTCCATCCTCGGCGGCAAGATCAAGCACGCCGAGCCCGGCAAGAACGGCAACTGGATGGGCGGCCCGGAGACCATCGAGGTCGACGGGGCCAAGGTCAACCCCGGTGAGCTCACCGCCAAGCTGAACTCCGCCTCCGGCGACGAGCAGAAGAAGATCATCGGCCAGCTCGCCAAGGCGGCCAACCAGGACCTGCCGGTGGTCCAGCTCTGGGACTACGTCAACACCCAGTTCGTCAACACCAACCGCTTCTCCGGCTTCCCCGAGAACGACAGCGACCTGCTCCGCCAGCCCTCCGGCGTGTGGATCCAGCTCGGCATGGTCAAGAAGCAGTAA
- a CDS encoding dipeptidase has product MSVELHHRAVVADTHNDLLMAVTARPPQRWASFFRERWLPQLHEGGVNVQVLPVFIDDQYRPEGALRQTLRMIECAHTLAEGNADTVRLCLDGTQIDQALGEGRIALVLALESAPGLDASVELLPTLYRLGVRIASIAHWGRTALADGSGEDATASRLTAAGVEAVREMERLGMIFDISHLSASGVGHVLELSTRPVMATHSSARALRDHHRNLTDDQIRAVAATGGVVCVNFVPSFLSENPSEFTVERLVDHIEHVAQVGGIDHVGLGPDFVREVMNDLTPPCCEDLGYGDIDPLAVLPGLDGPRGLPLVTEALAGRGVPEDDIVKILGGNVLRLFRAELGRPR; this is encoded by the coding sequence GTGTCCGTTGAGCTCCACCACCGCGCCGTCGTCGCGGACACCCACAACGACCTGCTGATGGCGGTCACCGCGCGTCCGCCCCAACGCTGGGCGTCGTTCTTCCGCGAGCGCTGGCTGCCCCAGCTCCACGAGGGCGGGGTGAACGTGCAGGTGCTGCCGGTCTTCATCGACGACCAGTACCGGCCCGAGGGAGCCCTCCGGCAGACCCTGCGCATGATCGAGTGCGCCCACACCCTGGCCGAGGGCAACGCCGACACGGTACGGCTCTGCCTGGACGGCACCCAGATCGACCAGGCGCTCGGCGAGGGCAGGATCGCCCTGGTCCTGGCACTGGAGAGCGCCCCCGGCCTGGACGCCAGCGTCGAACTGCTGCCCACCCTGTACCGGCTGGGCGTGCGGATCGCCTCGATCGCGCACTGGGGCCGCACCGCCCTGGCCGACGGCAGCGGCGAGGACGCCACCGCCAGCAGGCTCACCGCGGCCGGGGTGGAGGCGGTCCGGGAGATGGAACGCCTCGGCATGATCTTCGACATCTCGCACCTGAGCGCCTCCGGGGTGGGGCACGTGCTGGAGCTGTCCACCCGGCCGGTGATGGCGACCCACTCCTCGGCGCGGGCCCTGCGCGACCACCACCGCAACCTCACCGACGACCAGATCCGCGCCGTCGCCGCCACCGGCGGCGTCGTCTGCGTCAACTTCGTGCCGAGCTTCCTGTCGGAGAACCCCTCGGAGTTCACCGTGGAACGATTGGTGGACCACATCGAGCACGTCGCACAGGTGGGCGGGATCGACCACGTCGGCCTCGGACCCGACTTCGTCCGCGAGGTCATGAACGACCTCACCCCGCCGTGCTGCGAGGACCTCGGGTACGGCGATATCGACCCCCTGGCCGTCCTGCCGGGACTCGACGGGCCGCGCGGCCTGCCGCTGGTAACCGAGGCGCTGGCCGGGCGGGGCGTCCCGGAGGACGACATCGTCAAGATCCTCGGTGGCAACGTCCTGCGGCTGTTCCGCGCCGAGCTGGGACGACCACGATGA
- a CDS encoding M20/M25/M40 family metallo-hydrolase, translating to MNLDVMLGDLEELVSCESFSADHEAVARSARVVADQGLRRLGARPETIVIDGVTHLRWTFGTPRVLLVGHHDTVWPIGTLAEHPWSLVDGIARGPGVFDMKAGLVQAFHALAALPSPEGVCLLVTGDEEVGSPSSRALIEESARGCAAAFVLEAGADGGALKTARKGTSIYELVVHGRAAHAGLEPERGANAGIELAHQILALAGIADRVNGGRPGVPAAETSPAAARGLPLPPGPAAPGTPSAAAAPGGPGGLGPVTVTPTVLSGGTTTNTVPALARVEVDVRVPTLAAQERVDELMRALSPRLAGTRLEVLGGPNRPPLEETSSAGLFALAQRIAAGLGLAPLSGVGVGGASDGNYTAGAGCPTLDGLGAVGGGAHAAHEHVVVAEMPGRTALLTGLIRAVLG from the coding sequence ATGAACCTGGACGTCATGCTCGGGGACCTGGAGGAGCTCGTCTCGTGCGAGTCGTTCTCCGCCGACCACGAGGCGGTGGCCCGCAGCGCCCGGGTGGTCGCCGACCAGGGGCTGCGCAGGCTCGGCGCGCGCCCCGAGACGATCGTGATCGACGGGGTCACCCACCTGCGGTGGACCTTCGGCACGCCCCGGGTCCTGCTGGTCGGCCACCACGACACCGTCTGGCCGATCGGGACGCTCGCCGAACATCCCTGGTCGCTGGTGGACGGGATCGCCCGCGGGCCCGGGGTGTTCGACATGAAGGCCGGGCTGGTGCAGGCCTTCCACGCGCTGGCCGCGCTGCCGTCGCCGGAAGGGGTGTGCCTGCTGGTCACCGGGGACGAGGAGGTCGGCTCACCGTCCTCGCGCGCGCTGATCGAGGAGTCGGCGCGCGGCTGCGCGGCCGCGTTCGTGCTGGAGGCCGGCGCCGACGGCGGCGCGCTCAAGACCGCGCGCAAGGGCACGTCGATCTACGAGCTCGTGGTGCACGGCAGGGCCGCGCACGCAGGCCTGGAGCCCGAGAGGGGCGCCAACGCCGGGATCGAGCTGGCCCACCAGATCCTCGCCCTCGCCGGGATCGCCGACCGGGTGAACGGTGGCCGTCCAGGCGTGCCGGCGGCGGAGACCTCACCCGCGGCCGCGCGCGGACTGCCCCTTCCCCCGGGCCCCGCGGCACCGGGGACGCCGTCCGCCGCGGCGGCGCCCGGCGGACCGGGCGGCCTCGGACCGGTCACCGTCACCCCGACCGTGCTGTCCGGGGGCACCACGACCAACACCGTGCCCGCGCTGGCCCGCGTGGAGGTGGACGTGCGGGTGCCCACCCTCGCCGCGCAGGAGCGGGTGGACGAGCTGATGAGGGCCCTGTCCCCCCGGCTCGCCGGGACCCGGCTGGAGGTCCTGGGAGGGCCGAACCGCCCTCCCCTGGAGGAGACCTCGTCGGCCGGGCTGTTCGCCCTGGCCCAGCGGATCGCCGCCGGCCTCGGGCTCGCCCCCCTCTCCGGCGTCGGAGTGGGCGGAGCCTCCGACGGCAACTACACCGCCGGAGCCGGCTGCCCCACCCTCGACGGGCTGGGCGCGGTGGGCGGCGGCGCCCATGCCGCACACGAGCACGTGGTCGTGGCCGAGATGCCCGGCCGTACGGCACTGCTGACCGGCCTGATCCGGGCGGTGCTCGGATGA